A window of Polaribacter litorisediminis contains these coding sequences:
- a CDS encoding type III polyketide synthase, producing MKVKITSVAKQLPKYFRETKNIIPFVKLWMQDQDSRFQRKVIKLFEGAGVDKRYSIMDPEEVFTATSFEDKNNIYTREVVQLAEQSLKKSLKKAALKATDLDYIITVSCTGIMIPSMDAYLINSLGMKQDIVRLPVTEMGCAAGVSGIIYAKNFLKSNPNKRAAVVAVEAPTATFQLEDYSMANIVSAAIFGDGASAVILSSYQEDLGPEIIDEAMYHFYDATHMMGFNLVNSGLQMILDKEVPKKISDHFPAIIHPFLEKNNLTIDDIDHLIFHPGGKKIVQTVEDLFGALGKNIDDTKEVLRLYGNMSSATVLYVLERFMDRNPAKGERGIMLSFGPGFSAQRILLEW from the coding sequence ATGAAAGTAAAAATAACATCTGTTGCAAAGCAACTTCCCAAATATTTTAGAGAAACAAAAAATATCATTCCGTTTGTAAAATTGTGGATGCAAGATCAAGATAGTCGTTTTCAAAGAAAAGTCATCAAACTTTTTGAAGGCGCTGGTGTTGATAAACGGTATTCAATTATGGATCCTGAAGAAGTTTTTACAGCAACTTCTTTTGAAGATAAAAACAATATTTACACAAGAGAAGTTGTGCAATTAGCGGAACAATCACTTAAAAAATCATTAAAAAAAGCAGCGCTAAAAGCCACAGATTTAGATTATATTATTACCGTGAGTTGCACAGGAATTATGATTCCGTCTATGGACGCTTATTTGATAAATTCTCTAGGAATGAAACAAGATATTGTTCGTTTGCCAGTGACAGAAATGGGTTGTGCAGCCGGAGTTTCCGGAATTATTTATGCAAAGAATTTTTTAAAATCGAATCCTAATAAAAGAGCAGCCGTTGTTGCGGTAGAAGCACCAACAGCCACGTTTCAATTAGAAGATTATTCGATGGCAAATATTGTAAGTGCTGCCATTTTTGGAGATGGGGCTTCTGCTGTAATTTTGTCTTCTTATCAAGAAGATTTGGGACCAGAAATTATTGATGAAGCCATGTATCATTTTTATGATGCCACACACATGATGGGCTTTAATTTGGTGAATTCTGGGTTACAGATGATTTTAGATAAGGAAGTTCCTAAGAAAATATCAGATCATTTTCCGGCTATTATTCATCCTTTTTTAGAGAAAAATAACCTTACTATTGACGATATAGATCACCTAATTTTTCATCCAGGAGGAAAGAAAATTGTACAAACTGTAGAAGATTTATTCGGAGCTTTAGGTAAAAATATCGACGATACCAAAGAAGTTTTACGTTTGTATGGTAACATGTCTAGTGCCACTGTTTTGTATGTTTTAGAACGATTTATGGATCGGAATCCTGCGAAAGGAGAAAGAGGAATTATGTTAAGTTTTGGTCCAGGGTTTTCTGCACAACGAATATTGTTAGAGTGGTAA
- a CDS encoding transposase, with product MKYEVLVEDSFYHIYNCGNNKEDIFIEEQNYSYFLRLVKKHLSKTSDILAYCLLKNHFHFIVKTKEEVLPKQISQSFSNLFNAYSKSINKKYGRTGSLFKDRFSRIKLDSEEYLKNLILYIHLNPTHHNFIDDFRNYKYSSYNSILSDKPTKLLRANVITLFDDKKNFIDAHKIKEVTILESITLE from the coding sequence ATGAAATACGAGGTTTTAGTTGAAGATTCTTTTTATCATATTTATAATTGTGGAAACAATAAAGAAGATATTTTTATTGAAGAACAGAATTATAGTTATTTTTTAAGATTAGTAAAGAAACACCTTTCTAAAACTTCTGATATATTGGCTTATTGTTTATTAAAAAATCACTTTCATTTCATTGTAAAAACGAAAGAAGAAGTTTTACCAAAACAAATATCACAATCATTTTCAAACCTATTTAATGCATATTCAAAAAGTATAAATAAAAAATATGGAAGAACAGGAAGTTTATTTAAAGATCGATTTTCAAGAATTAAGTTAGATAGTGAAGAATATCTAAAAAATTTGATTTTATATATTCATTTAAATCCAACCCATCATAATTTTATTGATGATTTTAGGAATTATAAATATTCTTCATATAATTCAATTTTATCTGATAAACCTACAAAGCTTTTGAGAGCAAATGTTATTACTCTTTTTGATGATAAAAAAAATTTTATAGATGCTCATAAAATTAAAGAAGTGACTATTTTAGAATCTATAACATTAGAGTAA
- a CDS encoding 3-hydroxyacyl-ACP dehydratase FabZ family protein → MKSKQIIKNLPYKKPFLFVDELTEISEKGVTGNYTFQENEFFYEGHFKDNPITPGVILTETMAQIGVVCLGIYLLKSEILSDRKPQIALTSNEVDFFLPVLPNEKVIVISEKEYFRFNKLKCKVKMMNEKNELVCRGIISGMIKPI, encoded by the coding sequence ATGAAGTCAAAACAAATCATAAAAAACTTACCCTACAAAAAACCATTTTTGTTTGTTGATGAACTCACTGAAATATCAGAAAAAGGAGTTACCGGTAATTATACTTTTCAAGAAAATGAGTTTTTTTACGAAGGGCATTTTAAAGATAATCCAATTACTCCAGGTGTTATTTTAACGGAAACAATGGCACAAATTGGTGTGGTTTGTTTAGGTATTTATTTGTTAAAAAGTGAAATTTTATCAGATAGAAAACCACAAATTGCATTAACTTCTAATGAAGTTGATTTCTTTTTACCCGTTTTACCCAATGAAAAAGTAATAGTAATTTCAGAAAAAGAGTATTTTAGATTCAACAAATTAAAATGTAAAGTAAAGATGATGAATGAGAAAAATGAGTTGGTGTGTAGAGGAATTATTTCTGGAATGATAAAGCCAATATAG
- a CDS encoding beta-ketoacyl-[acyl-carrier-protein] synthase family protein — MNNRVVITGLGVVAPNGVGLSAFTKAIKAGKSGITFHQELKDKGFSCCIGGIPEISEEKKLEYLSPLQLRGFNSTSILYGCMAGIDAWKDAGFSVDENSKLEYDSGLIFGTGTSGIEKFRESIYKIDDQKVRRLGSTSVVQTMASGISAYLGGILGLGNQVTTNSSACTTGTEALLLGFERIKTGKAKRMLVGSSSDSSLYTWGGFDAMRVMSYKHNETPEKGSRPMSETASGFVPGSGAGALVLESLESALARNATIYAEVLGGNINSGGQRNGGSLTAPNAEAVQRCITDALRDSEIASAEIDAINGHLTATIKDSLEIENWTKALQRKGTDFPYINSIKSQIGHCLAAAGAIESVAAVLQIKEQFVFPNINCEDVHPEISELIAVDKIPTTLIEKNINIVAKASFGFGDVNACVIFKKYK, encoded by the coding sequence ATGAATAACAGAGTAGTCATAACAGGTTTAGGAGTGGTTGCCCCAAATGGGGTTGGTTTATCTGCATTTACGAAGGCAATAAAAGCAGGCAAATCAGGAATTACGTTTCATCAAGAATTAAAAGACAAAGGTTTTTCTTGTTGTATTGGCGGAATTCCAGAAATATCCGAAGAAAAAAAACTCGAATATTTATCACCTTTGCAGTTACGTGGATTCAATAGCACATCAATTTTATATGGCTGTATGGCAGGAATTGATGCTTGGAAAGATGCTGGTTTTTCTGTGGATGAAAACTCTAAATTAGAGTATGATTCGGGATTGATTTTTGGCACAGGAACCTCTGGAATTGAAAAATTTAGGGAATCGATTTATAAAATTGATGATCAAAAAGTACGACGTTTAGGAAGCACTTCTGTAGTGCAAACGATGGCAAGTGGCATCTCTGCTTATTTGGGCGGAATTTTAGGCTTGGGCAATCAGGTAACGACAAACTCATCAGCTTGTACCACGGGAACTGAAGCGTTGTTATTGGGATTTGAACGCATTAAAACGGGTAAGGCAAAACGAATGCTGGTCGGTAGTTCTAGTGATAGTAGTTTGTATACTTGGGGAGGCTTTGACGCTATGCGAGTAATGTCTTATAAACACAATGAAACGCCCGAAAAAGGTTCAAGACCTATGAGTGAAACAGCTTCTGGATTTGTGCCTGGCAGTGGAGCAGGAGCGCTGGTTTTAGAATCTTTAGAAAGTGCTTTGGCAAGAAATGCAACGATTTATGCGGAGGTTTTAGGTGGAAATATCAATTCTGGCGGACAACGAAACGGCGGAAGTTTAACCGCACCAAATGCAGAAGCTGTTCAAAGATGTATTACGGATGCTCTTAGAGATTCCGAAATAGCATCCGCAGAAATTGATGCGATTAATGGGCATTTAACAGCGACCATCAAAGATAGTTTAGAGATAGAAAATTGGACCAAAGCTTTACAAAGAAAAGGAACTGATTTTCCTTACATCAACTCAATAAAATCGCAAATTGGACATTGTTTGGCTGCTGCAGGTGCTATTGAAAGTGTTGCAGCTGTTTTGCAAATTAAAGAACAATTTGTGTTCCCAAATATAAATTGTGAGGATGTACATCCAGAGATTTCTGAATTGATTGCTGTGGATAAAATTCCAACTACATTGATAGAAAAGAATATTAATATTGTCGCAAAAGCAAGTTTTGGTTTTGGTGATGTAAATGCTTGTGTTATCTTTAAAAAATATAAATAG
- a CDS encoding acyl carrier protein, whose protein sequence is MTKEEIIKKLTTIVKPYIQNEEGFKNISENTDFIKDLEINSANLVDIILDVEDEFEIEIDNHSMEQMLSVKATVEVIQAKINA, encoded by the coding sequence ATGACAAAAGAAGAAATCATAAAGAAATTAACAACGATCGTAAAACCTTATATTCAAAATGAAGAAGGGTTTAAAAACATCTCTGAAAACACAGATTTTATCAAAGACTTAGAGATAAATTCCGCAAATTTAGTGGATATTATTTTGGATGTAGAAGATGAGTTTGAGATTGAAATAGACAACCATTCTATGGAGCAAATGTTGTCGGTAAAAGCAACTGTTGAGGTTATTCAAGCTAAAATAAATGCCTAA
- a CDS encoding 4'-phosphopantetheinyl transferase family protein, with product MIGNDIVDLDLAKTESNWQRKGFLEKQFTDSEQKEILNSENPFLQVWLFWSMKEAAYKCHTQKWNKRFFSPKKITCKTVSKLKVVVEIENCLYSIKYFISNNYIHSVAFEDTSEKMVSDLFFIDKNESQTKITNQNLLSHFSSEIELHKNEFGIPYLYQNNQKLPISISTSHHGNYGAFAFTLNNE from the coding sequence ATGATTGGCAATGATATTGTTGATTTAGACCTTGCAAAAACAGAAAGCAATTGGCAACGCAAAGGTTTTTTAGAAAAACAATTTACAGATTCAGAACAGAAAGAAATCTTAAATTCTGAAAATCCTTTTTTACAAGTTTGGTTGTTTTGGAGCATGAAAGAAGCGGCTTATAAATGCCATACACAGAAATGGAATAAAAGGTTTTTTTCACCTAAAAAAATTACTTGCAAAACAGTTTCAAAATTAAAAGTAGTTGTAGAGATTGAGAATTGTTTATATAGTATAAAGTATTTTATATCAAATAATTATATTCATTCTGTGGCTTTTGAGGATACGTCCGAAAAAATGGTTTCAGATTTATTTTTTATTGATAAAAATGAGAGTCAAACCAAAATTACAAACCAAAATTTATTGAGTCATTTCTCTTCTGAAATCGAGCTTCATAAAAATGAATTTGGCATTCCTTATTTGTATCAAAATAACCAAAAATTACCAATTTCTATTTCTACTTCTCATCATGGAAATTATGGTGCATTTGCATTTACCTTAAATAATGAATAG
- a CDS encoding YceI family protein produces MNRFIRVKNLFLVLLICTLTSFSQEASKINNESEITFTIKNFGFNVDGNFNEFKVLSNFNFAALKESFLNVEIDVKSIFTGIESRDQHLLETAYFNAKTYPKIIFNATEIEKIANFKYLVKGFITIKGIKKRLETPIEIIESGENIIVKANFELDRKDFDVGGNSLVLANKVKVKMRYVTNKN; encoded by the coding sequence ATGAATAGATTTATAAGAGTGAAAAATCTGTTTCTTGTATTGCTTATTTGTACGCTTACAAGCTTTTCTCAAGAGGCATCTAAAATTAATAATGAGTCTGAAATTACCTTTACAATCAAGAACTTTGGTTTTAATGTGGATGGTAATTTTAATGAATTCAAGGTTTTAAGCAATTTTAATTTCGCTGCGTTAAAAGAGTCTTTTTTAAATGTAGAGATTGATGTAAAGTCAATATTTACAGGAATTGAAAGTAGAGATCAGCATTTATTAGAGACGGCTTATTTTAATGCTAAAACGTATCCAAAAATTATATTTAATGCTACGGAAATAGAAAAAATAGCAAATTTTAAATACCTAGTAAAAGGTTTTATAACGATTAAAGGAATTAAAAAACGATTAGAAACACCCATAGAAATTATAGAATCAGGGGAAAATATTATTGTTAAGGCTAACTTTGAGCTCGATAGAAAAGATTTTGATGTTGGAGGAAACAGTTTGGTGCTTGCTAACAAAGTGAAAGTTAAAATGCGTTATGTCACAAATAAAAATTAA
- a CDS encoding GreA/GreB family elongation factor yields MSQIKIKEALFRHCELFVKKRTETVQEIISSNQKALQSETKSSAGDKHETGRAMLQLEMEKASQQLEGIAIMNQILSKIVIAKSGEVGHLGSIIITDKANYFLSISAGQLVAEGKNYFAISVSSPIGKLLLGKRKNEVVVFNGNQIKIIQIL; encoded by the coding sequence ATGTCACAAATAAAAATTAAAGAAGCCCTTTTTAGGCACTGTGAATTATTTGTAAAGAAGCGCACAGAAACGGTTCAAGAAATAATTTCATCCAATCAAAAAGCTTTGCAATCAGAAACTAAAAGTTCTGCCGGAGATAAACACGAAACGGGGCGTGCCATGTTACAATTAGAAATGGAAAAAGCAAGTCAGCAATTAGAGGGAATTGCTATCATGAACCAAATTTTATCAAAAATAGTCATTGCAAAAAGTGGAGAAGTTGGTCATTTAGGAAGCATCATTATTACAGATAAAGCCAACTATTTTTTAAGTATTTCTGCAGGGCAACTTGTAGCTGAAGGAAAAAATTATTTTGCTATTTCTGTTTCTTCTCCTATTGGAAAGTTGCTATTAGGAAAGAGAAAAAATGAGGTGGTTGTTTTTAACGGAAATCAAATAAAAATTATTCAGATTTTGTAA
- a CDS encoding ABC transporter ATP-binding protein, with product MLQVNNITFGYSKKKTVLDNFNFTLQKGEHLCVMGESGCGKSTLLKVIYGLLDLKEGTIFWNEHQVLGPKFHLVPGMDFFKYVAQDFDLMPYISVSENIKKFLSRFYPEESEKRTQELLKVIEMNAFENTKVKNLSGGQKQRVAIARALAKEPDLILLDEPFGQIDNFKKNSLRRNLFRYLKEKEIACIVATHDKNDALSFADHVLIIKDHTILAHDNPKKIYQNPKEKYVAALFDDVNEITIQDKKQLLYPHQLKIVETSPLKATVLNSYFKGSYWLIEAEIKNQKVFLNHFCDIEKLTTVSISIP from the coding sequence ATGCTTCAAGTAAACAACATCACTTTTGGATATTCTAAAAAGAAAACTGTTTTAGATAATTTCAATTTCACTTTGCAAAAAGGCGAACATCTTTGCGTAATGGGCGAAAGTGGTTGCGGAAAATCAACACTTTTAAAAGTAATTTATGGTTTGTTAGATTTAAAAGAAGGCACTATTTTTTGGAATGAGCATCAAGTTTTAGGGCCTAAATTTCATTTAGTTCCTGGCATGGATTTTTTTAAATATGTGGCACAAGATTTTGATTTGATGCCTTATATTTCTGTATCAGAAAATATTAAAAAATTTCTGTCTCGCTTTTATCCCGAGGAAAGTGAAAAACGTACGCAAGAATTGCTAAAAGTCATAGAAATGAATGCTTTTGAGAACACAAAAGTGAAAAACTTAAGTGGTGGCCAAAAACAACGCGTTGCTATTGCTAGAGCCTTGGCAAAAGAGCCTGATTTAATTTTATTAGATGAACCTTTTGGACAAATCGATAACTTTAAGAAAAACTCTTTGCGCCGAAACTTGTTTCGTTATTTAAAAGAAAAAGAAATCGCTTGTATTGTTGCTACGCATGATAAAAACGATGCGCTCTCTTTTGCTGATCACGTACTTATTATCAAAGATCATACAATTTTAGCGCATGATAATCCGAAGAAAATATACCAAAATCCAAAAGAAAAATATGTAGCCGCTTTGTTTGATGATGTCAATGAGATTACGATTCAAGATAAAAAACAGCTGCTATATCCTCATCAACTAAAAATTGTGGAAACATCGCCATTAAAAGCTACCGTTTTAAATTCGTATTTTAAAGGTTCTTATTGGTTGATTGAAGCTGAAATTAAAAATCAAAAAGTATTTTTGAATCATTTTTGTGATATAGAAAAATTAACAACCGTTTCTATATCTATACCCTAA
- a CDS encoding ABC transporter ATPase codes for MMFVDYSKISNEAKVWVYPSSRKFYATEIAEIEQKIKAFVENWKPEDENFKASYQFLYNRFIVFIADTENSTLTNTDIDASVSFILELQETYKVELLDKMNACFKQGEFVQYKELKDFKKLVKKRAVTGKTIIFDNLITNKNDFKNFWEIPIEESWYNRFL; via the coding sequence ATGATGTTTGTTGACTACAGTAAAATTTCTAATGAGGCGAAAGTTTGGGTATATCCGTCAAGCAGAAAGTTTTATGCAACTGAAATAGCCGAAATTGAACAAAAAATAAAAGCTTTTGTTGAAAACTGGAAGCCAGAAGATGAAAACTTTAAAGCCTCTTATCAATTTTTATACAATCGGTTTATCGTTTTTATCGCTGATACTGAAAATTCAACGCTAACAAACACAGATATTGATGCTTCTGTCTCTTTTATTTTAGAACTTCAAGAAACCTATAAAGTGGAGTTGTTAGACAAAATGAATGCCTGTTTTAAGCAAGGAGAATTTGTACAATACAAGGAACTGAAAGACTTTAAAAAACTAGTAAAAAAGAGGGCTGTTACTGGCAAAACCATCATTTTTGACAATCTTATAACCAATAAAAACGATTTTAAAAACTTTTGGGAAATTCCTATTGAAGAAAGCTGGTATAACCGTTTTTTATAA
- a CDS encoding thioredoxin family protein — MRNIIEESLKRSFSYPEYRTLVSDLLAEGKSTGPNQSEEITNFSMLNDRRMKRLDKTIKIADETTSSLQKIKEKQTWLLITEGWCGDAAQNLPIIHKMAILNENIELKLVLRDENLELMDLFLTNNGRAIPKLIILDSENNLLNTWGPRPNVATKMVADYKAKHGAVDAQLKQDLQVWYNKDKGKSLQEDLLKLISQKSYSEV; from the coding sequence ATGAGAAATATTATTGAAGAAAGTTTAAAAAGATCATTTTCATACCCCGAATATAGAACGCTAGTCAGTGATTTACTTGCAGAAGGAAAATCAACAGGACCCAATCAATCTGAAGAAATTACGAATTTTAGTATGTTGAATGATCGAAGAATGAAGCGTTTAGATAAAACTATTAAAATAGCAGACGAAACCACTTCTAGCCTTCAAAAAATAAAAGAAAAACAAACTTGGTTGTTAATTACTGAAGGGTGGTGCGGAGATGCAGCACAAAATTTACCCATTATTCATAAAATGGCGATTCTTAATGAAAATATTGAGTTAAAGTTAGTGTTACGTGATGAGAATCTAGAATTAATGGATTTATTTTTAACCAACAACGGTAGAGCCATTCCCAAATTAATTATTCTAGACTCAGAAAATAACTTACTAAATACTTGGGGACCAAGACCTAATGTGGCCACCAAAATGGTTGCTGATTACAAGGCAAAACATGGTGCTGTAGATGCTCAATTAAAACAAGATTTGCAAGTTTGGTACAATAAAGATAAAGGAAAAAGTCTTCAAGAAGATCTCCTAAAATTAATTAGCCAAAAAAGTTATTCAGAAGTCTAA
- a CDS encoding NAD-dependent epimerase/dehydratase family protein, which produces MNTVILVLGASGQIGTELTQKLRLVYGNDLVIASDIREGNAEMMTSGPFEIIDATDKETILKIIKKYKVTQVYLLAAMLSATAEQHPQKAWNLNMNSLLAVLDLAKDKHIEKVYWPSSIAVFGPTTPKENTPQKTVMEPSTVYGISKVSGEFWCNYYYEKFGVDVRSLRYPGIISWKTKPGGGTTDYAVDIYFKALKDKKFECFLSENTRLPMMYMDDAVNATIQLMQANSEDVKIRNGYNLAAMSFTPKEIASEIKKQIPDFEITYKTDFRQQIADSWPQSIDDSQTRKDWNWQHQFDLTSMTKDILENLEKNQ; this is translated from the coding sequence ATGAACACAGTTATTTTAGTTTTAGGCGCAAGCGGACAAATAGGTACAGAACTTACGCAGAAATTACGCCTTGTATATGGCAATGACCTAGTAATTGCCTCTGATATTAGAGAAGGAAATGCAGAAATGATGACTTCTGGTCCTTTTGAAATTATTGATGCCACAGACAAAGAAACGATTTTAAAAATCATCAAAAAATATAAAGTTACCCAAGTATATTTGCTCGCGGCAATGTTGTCTGCTACTGCCGAGCAACATCCTCAAAAAGCATGGAATTTAAATATGAATTCCTTATTAGCTGTTTTAGATTTAGCCAAAGATAAGCACATAGAAAAGGTTTATTGGCCTAGTTCTATCGCAGTTTTTGGCCCTACAACTCCTAAAGAGAATACACCTCAAAAAACCGTGATGGAGCCTTCTACCGTGTATGGAATTAGCAAAGTTTCTGGAGAATTTTGGTGTAATTATTATTATGAAAAATTTGGTGTTGATGTAAGAAGTTTGCGCTATCCTGGCATTATTTCTTGGAAAACGAAACCCGGTGGAGGTACCACAGATTACGCTGTTGATATTTATTTTAAAGCATTAAAAGATAAAAAATTTGAATGTTTTTTATCTGAAAATACCCGGTTACCAATGATGTATATGGATGATGCTGTAAACGCAACCATACAATTAATGCAAGCAAATTCTGAAGATGTGAAAATTAGAAATGGTTATAATTTAGCAGCCATGAGTTTTACTCCGAAAGAAATTGCTTCAGAAATTAAAAAACAGATTCCTGACTTTGAAATTACATATAAGACAGATTTTAGACAACAAATTGCAGATAGCTGGCCACAATCTATTGATGATTCTCAAACAAGAAAAGATTGGAATTGGCAACATCAATTCGATTTAACATCGATGACAAAAGATATTCTCGAAAATTTAGAAAAAAATCAGTAA
- a CDS encoding nuclear transport factor 2 family protein, whose translation MKNLCSFSLLVLLFISCNSVKEISLKENRQIQNTVNTTLNNWHLAAAEANFDAYFDKMDRNSVFIGTDASENWSKEEFAAFSKPYFDRGKAWNFKTLERNIFINASGDFVWFDELLDTWMGTCRGAGVLEKQGTTWKIKHYVLSVAIPNEDVEAVIAAKKKSDALFLEKFKN comes from the coding sequence ATGAAAAACCTATGTTCATTTTCTTTGCTAGTACTACTTTTTATCTCCTGTAATTCGGTTAAAGAGATTTCTTTAAAAGAAAATAGACAGATTCAAAACACGGTAAATACCACTTTAAATAATTGGCATTTGGCAGCTGCAGAAGCCAATTTTGATGCTTATTTTGATAAAATGGATCGTAATTCTGTTTTTATAGGAACAGATGCCTCAGAAAACTGGAGCAAAGAAGAATTTGCAGCTTTTAGTAAACCTTATTTTGATAGAGGCAAGGCTTGGAATTTTAAAACATTAGAACGTAATATCTTTATAAATGCTTCTGGAGATTTTGTTTGGTTCGATGAACTTTTAGATACTTGGATGGGAACTTGTAGAGGTGCCGGAGTGTTAGAAAAGCAAGGAACTACTTGGAAAATTAAACACTATGTGTTGTCAGTTGCAATACCGAATGAGGATGTTGAAGCAGTAATTGCTGCCAAGAAAAAGAGCGATGCTTTGTTTTTAGAGAAATTTAAAAATTAG
- a CDS encoding regulatory protein RecX, giving the protein MFEKKKKSFTVDEIKRKLENYCVYQDRCHKEVEQKMRDYQLIPEAREMILLSLMKDNFLNEERFSKSFARGKFRIKSWGKPRIIRELKFRDISAYNIKTALKEIDEAEYIATIYRITENRNAVISEPNIYKRKKKLIDFLMRKGFENELIYKVVNEVVA; this is encoded by the coding sequence ATGTTTGAAAAAAAGAAAAAATCTTTTACGGTTGATGAAATAAAGCGCAAGCTAGAAAACTATTGCGTGTATCAAGATCGATGTCATAAAGAAGTGGAGCAAAAAATGCGCGATTATCAATTAATTCCGGAAGCCAGAGAAATGATCCTTTTAAGTTTGATGAAGGATAATTTCTTAAATGAAGAACGGTTTTCTAAAAGTTTTGCTCGTGGAAAATTCAGAATTAAAAGCTGGGGAAAACCTCGTATTATTAGAGAATTAAAATTTAGAGATATTTCTGCTTACAATATAAAAACAGCTTTAAAAGAAATTGATGAAGCTGAATATATTGCTACTATTTACAGAATTACCGAAAACAGAAATGCAGTTATTTCTGAACCAAATATATATAAAAGAAAGAAAAAACTTATTGACTTTTTAATGCGTAAAGGTTTTGAAAATGAACTAATTTATAAAGTAGTCAATGAAGTTGTTGCTTGA